A single Thermosynechococcus vestitus BP-1 DNA region contains:
- the cutA gene encoding divalent-cation tolerance protein CutA produces the protein METAAEYCVVIVTTATEAEALSLADHLVAEHLAACVQILPIQSIYRWQGAVHRDPEWQLLIKTPIALFEPVRDRLLALHSYEVPEIIALPIIAGSPAYLNWIKEQTHKPSRG, from the coding sequence TTGGAAACGGCAGCAGAGTACTGTGTAGTGATTGTTACCACAGCTACGGAAGCTGAGGCACTTTCCTTGGCGGATCACCTAGTGGCGGAGCACCTGGCTGCCTGTGTGCAGATTCTACCTATTCAATCAATATACCGTTGGCAAGGAGCAGTGCATCGCGATCCAGAATGGCAATTGCTCATTAAAACTCCCATCGCTTTATTTGAGCCAGTGCGCGATCGCCTGTTGGCATTACACAGTTATGAAGTGCCAGAGATCATTGCCCTGCCAATCATTGCTGGTTCTCCTGCCTATTTGAATTGGATCAAAGAGCAAACTCACAAGCCATCTAGAGGTTAA
- a CDS encoding beta-ketoacyl-ACP synthase has protein sequence MNVVITGIGLWTALGDTAIATWQRYCQGKTALIATPQGLVGATTLPIEKIIETTTTQALNDAKLTAPLGSAGVVVGSSRGFQAQWETWLRQPSLSRERWLQTLPATVSQQVAQIAGIQGIVLNPTAACATGLWAIAQGALLIAQGYCDLVLAGGVESAISPLTLAGFRQLGVLAPERAAPFDRQRQGFGLAAGGALLVLESPERARSRGIEPYARIAGVGLSADAENMAAPSVNQTGALLAIQKALAQAELTPPQIDYIHSHGTGTRRNDAAEAAWIETLFGHRVAVTSHKGALGHTLGAAGAIAIALSCLSLREQQIPPCVGCQTPNFELDIVQQTRSAPLEHILCCSYGFGGQNAVVVLAHA, from the coding sequence GTGAATGTTGTTATTACTGGGATTGGTCTATGGACAGCGCTGGGGGACACGGCGATCGCCACATGGCAGCGGTACTGTCAGGGCAAGACAGCACTCATCGCCACCCCTCAAGGACTGGTGGGTGCAACCACCTTGCCTATCGAGAAAATTATTGAAACGACGACAACTCAAGCGCTCAACGATGCAAAATTAACGGCTCCCCTAGGCAGTGCCGGGGTAGTGGTCGGCTCCAGTCGCGGCTTTCAAGCCCAGTGGGAAACATGGTTACGACAGCCTTCTCTGTCGCGAGAAAGATGGTTACAAACCTTGCCAGCAACTGTCTCACAACAGGTAGCCCAAATCGCGGGCATTCAGGGAATCGTGCTCAATCCCACCGCCGCCTGTGCCACAGGACTGTGGGCGATCGCCCAAGGGGCACTGTTGATTGCGCAGGGATATTGTGATTTGGTGTTGGCTGGAGGCGTTGAATCCGCCATCTCCCCCTTAACCTTGGCTGGCTTTCGCCAGTTGGGGGTCTTGGCTCCGGAGCGGGCAGCTCCCTTTGATCGCCAGCGGCAGGGATTTGGCTTAGCGGCCGGCGGTGCCCTCCTCGTCTTGGAATCCCCAGAACGGGCGCGATCGCGGGGTATTGAACCCTATGCCCGAATTGCTGGGGTGGGTCTAAGTGCCGATGCTGAGAATATGGCTGCGCCCAGTGTCAACCAAACGGGTGCTCTCCTAGCGATTCAAAAGGCCTTGGCTCAGGCCGAGCTAACACCGCCCCAGATTGACTATATCCATAGTCACGGTACCGGCACGCGGCGTAACGATGCCGCCGAAGCCGCTTGGATTGAAACCCTTTTTGGTCACAGGGTTGCCGTCACCAGTCATAAAGGTGCCCTTGGACATACCCTAGGTGCTGCTGGCGCGATCGCGATCGCCCTCTCCTGCCTGTCGTTGCGGGAACAACAGATTCCCCCCTGTGTTGGCTGTCAAACCCCCAACTTTGAGCTGGATATTGTCCAACAGACACGTTCTGCTCCCCTAGAGCACATTCTCTGCTGTAGTTATGGCTTTGGGGGTCAAAATGCAGTTGTTGTCCTCGCCCATGCCTAG
- the dxs gene encoding 1-deoxy-D-xylulose-5-phosphate synthase, giving the protein MHLSELTHPNQLHGLSIAQLTQIAAQIRDKHLETVAATGGHLGPGLGVVELTLALYQTLDLEKDRVVWDVGHQAYPHKMLTGRYNNFHTLRQKGGIAGYLNRRESPFDHFGAGHASTSISAALGMAIARDLKGENFKVVAIIGDGALTGGMALEAINHAGHLPHTNLMVVLNDNEMSISPNVGAIPRYLNKIRLSPQVQFITDNLEEQFKHIPFFGENLTPEMQRLKEGMKRLAVPKVGAVFEELGFTYVGPVDGHNLEELIATFQHAHTIPGPVLVHVATVKGKGYAIAEKDQVGYHAQNPFDLVTGKAKPSSKPKPPSYSKVFGETLTKLAENDPRIVGITAAMATGTGLDILQKRVPKQYIDVGIAEQHAVTMAAGMATQGMRPVAAIYSTFLQRAYDQIVHDVCIQKLPVFFCMDRAGIVGADGPTHQGMYDIAYLRCLPNMVLMAPKDEAELQRMIVTGINYTDGPIALRYPRGNGYGVALMEEGWEPLEIGKGELLRSGEDLLLVAYGSMVYPAMQVAEILKEHGMSAAVINARFAKPLDTELILPLAKQIGRVVTLEEGCLMGGFGSAVLEALQEADILVPVLRLGVPDILVEHASPDESKADLGLTPPQMAETIMQKFGVPQRATVVTAS; this is encoded by the coding sequence ATGCACCTAAGTGAACTCACCCATCCCAACCAGTTGCATGGGTTGTCCATTGCCCAATTGACTCAAATTGCCGCCCAAATTCGCGACAAACACCTGGAAACCGTGGCGGCGACCGGTGGCCATCTCGGTCCGGGCTTGGGTGTTGTGGAACTCACCCTCGCACTCTACCAAACCCTTGATTTAGAGAAGGATCGCGTCGTCTGGGATGTGGGGCACCAAGCCTATCCCCATAAAATGTTGACCGGTCGCTACAACAACTTCCACACCCTGCGCCAAAAAGGGGGGATTGCGGGCTACTTAAACCGACGGGAAAGTCCCTTTGATCACTTTGGGGCGGGTCATGCCTCCACAAGTATTTCGGCGGCTTTGGGGATGGCGATCGCCCGCGATCTCAAGGGGGAAAACTTCAAGGTCGTGGCCATTATTGGCGATGGCGCCCTGACGGGGGGCATGGCCCTAGAGGCAATTAACCATGCCGGCCACCTGCCCCACACCAACCTGATGGTGGTCCTCAACGACAATGAAATGTCTATTTCCCCCAATGTGGGGGCGATTCCCCGCTATCTGAATAAAATTCGCCTCTCACCGCAGGTGCAATTTATTACCGATAACCTTGAAGAGCAGTTCAAACATATCCCCTTCTTTGGTGAAAACCTGACCCCGGAGATGCAGCGCCTCAAGGAGGGAATGAAGCGCCTTGCGGTTCCTAAGGTGGGCGCTGTCTTTGAGGAGTTGGGCTTTACCTATGTAGGCCCTGTGGATGGCCATAATTTGGAGGAACTGATTGCCACATTCCAGCATGCCCACACCATTCCCGGCCCAGTGCTAGTTCATGTGGCAACCGTGAAGGGCAAAGGCTACGCGATCGCCGAAAAAGATCAAGTGGGCTACCATGCCCAAAATCCCTTTGATCTGGTCACCGGTAAGGCCAAACCCTCCAGCAAACCCAAGCCCCCCAGCTACTCCAAGGTCTTTGGCGAAACCCTGACGAAACTGGCAGAAAATGATCCGCGCATTGTGGGTATTACAGCGGCGATGGCCACGGGTACAGGGCTAGATATTCTTCAAAAACGGGTGCCAAAACAATACATTGATGTCGGGATTGCCGAGCAGCATGCGGTAACAATGGCGGCGGGGATGGCCACCCAGGGAATGCGCCCCGTAGCGGCAATTTACTCCACGTTCCTACAGCGCGCCTATGACCAAATTGTCCATGATGTCTGCATCCAAAAGCTACCGGTCTTCTTCTGCATGGATCGGGCGGGGATTGTCGGTGCCGATGGCCCTACCCACCAAGGGATGTATGACATTGCCTATTTGCGCTGCCTACCCAATATGGTGCTGATGGCACCCAAGGATGAGGCAGAACTGCAACGGATGATTGTAACGGGCATCAACTACACCGATGGACCGATCGCCCTGCGCTATCCCCGCGGCAATGGCTATGGTGTCGCCCTGATGGAGGAAGGCTGGGAACCCCTTGAAATTGGCAAAGGAGAGCTGTTGCGCTCCGGTGAAGATCTTCTCCTAGTGGCCTACGGCTCAATGGTCTATCCGGCGATGCAGGTGGCGGAAATCCTCAAGGAACACGGCATGAGTGCCGCCGTGATCAATGCTCGCTTTGCTAAGCCGTTGGATACGGAGTTGATTCTGCCCTTGGCAAAACAAATTGGCCGTGTGGTCACCCTGGAGGAGGGCTGCTTGATGGGAGGCTTTGGCTCGGCAGTACTTGAGGCCCTGCAGGAGGCAGATATTCTGGTGCCGGTACTGCGTTTGGGGGTACCGGATATCTTGGTGGAGCACGCCAGCCCCGATGAATCAAAGGCCGACTTGGGACTGACGCCCCCCCAAATGGCGGAAACCATTATGCAAAAGTTTGGGGTTCCTCAACGGGCAACCGTCGTTACAGCCTCCTAG
- a CDS encoding cofactor assembly of complex C subunit B: MSSDLIYPSTLLLTSLLAIGFVFFIRASTKERIETKEWFITQPLAELAPRLKQYFQQRGYRLHAVSADGTEVTFRGQVAASPWMAAFLFALAVAATTAIALVLTALFPNWGILAFGLIGLTPIAPWFYWRGAQRLETVKLSLQPHGIGTQVTLEGHRDELITLEDTVLRA, encoded by the coding sequence ATGTCCAGTGATTTGATTTACCCTTCCACCCTCTTGCTCACTAGCCTCTTGGCCATTGGGTTTGTCTTTTTTATTCGTGCCTCCACCAAAGAACGCATTGAAACCAAAGAATGGTTCATTACCCAGCCCCTTGCTGAACTTGCTCCCCGGCTCAAGCAATATTTCCAGCAGCGGGGCTATCGGCTCCACGCCGTCAGTGCCGATGGCACTGAAGTGACCTTTCGGGGACAGGTTGCCGCCAGTCCCTGGATGGCTGCATTCCTCTTTGCCCTAGCTGTCGCCGCTACCACAGCCATTGCCTTGGTGTTGACTGCGCTCTTTCCCAACTGGGGTATCTTGGCCTTTGGGCTCATTGGCCTCACCCCCATTGCCCCCTGGTTCTACTGGCGCGGTGCCCAGCGGCTCGAAACCGTCAAGCTCTCCTTGCAACCCCATGGGATCGGAACCCAAGTCACCCTAGAGGGACACCGCGATGAGCTAATCACCCTTGAGGACACGGTGCTGAGGGCCTAG
- a CDS encoding sugar transferase, whose product MRSQAFPRDLRAPRCRRLGLRPETVVALLLLTSDLGGLVLAWKLGLELNRFYAPLPPDLAAWYWWGLPSVFWLFAAGLLFLIAVSGLYHPRGHWKNYLRLAKVLSLGYLLALAIAYFYDPKVDLPRSLFFSAWGLSVVLAVILRLGVSLGFRIFTLRRPIRAFLVAPLERQEYLSALLEQRANYKIVGSAIATMANEPQTLTEILNCQAQEVIVEGLPPAHLASALYWQLRQEGISLRLIPSSLEMLYRRGTPEIVAALPTLRVDMTYLNGCEYRLKRYLDVMLALIGIVVLAPLFVVVAIAIKLTSPGPVFFRQERVGLHGQVFQMWKFRTMRADAPQLQAHLEAQNESADGILFKVKNDPRRTRLGSFLRKTSIDELPQLFNVLWGEMSLVGPRPLPLRDVARFHSWHHIRHQVMPGITGLWQISGRSRISNFDEAARLDLYYIDNWSLNLDLEILVETVRIVLFGTGAY is encoded by the coding sequence ATGCGTTCCCAAGCTTTCCCCCGTGATCTTCGGGCACCCCGCTGCCGTCGGCTGGGGCTGCGCCCAGAAACGGTCGTTGCCCTACTGCTATTGACCAGTGACTTAGGGGGGTTGGTGTTGGCGTGGAAATTGGGCCTAGAGCTCAATCGCTTCTATGCGCCCTTGCCCCCTGATTTGGCAGCGTGGTATTGGTGGGGATTGCCCAGTGTCTTTTGGCTCTTTGCAGCGGGTCTGTTGTTTTTGATTGCTGTGAGTGGGCTGTACCATCCGCGCGGCCATTGGAAAAATTATTTGCGCCTAGCCAAGGTATTGAGCTTGGGCTACCTGTTGGCGCTGGCGATCGCCTACTTCTATGACCCCAAAGTGGATTTGCCGCGCTCACTGTTTTTTAGTGCTTGGGGTCTAAGTGTTGTGCTGGCAGTGATCTTGCGCCTAGGGGTCAGTTTGGGCTTCAGAATTTTCACCCTGCGGCGACCCATACGGGCGTTTCTCGTGGCCCCCCTAGAGCGGCAGGAGTATCTCAGCGCCCTGCTGGAACAACGCGCCAACTACAAAATTGTCGGCAGTGCGATCGCTACGATGGCTAACGAACCACAAACCTTAACGGAGATTCTCAACTGCCAAGCCCAAGAGGTGATCGTAGAAGGCCTACCCCCTGCCCACCTCGCCTCAGCACTCTATTGGCAACTGCGCCAAGAGGGCATTTCCCTACGGTTGATCCCCTCCAGCTTGGAAATGCTTTACCGACGGGGCACCCCGGAAATTGTAGCGGCTTTGCCTACCCTGCGGGTAGATATGACGTATCTCAATGGCTGCGAGTATCGCCTGAAACGCTATTTGGACGTGATGTTGGCCCTCATTGGCATTGTGGTGCTAGCGCCCCTATTTGTGGTGGTGGCGATCGCCATCAAACTCACCTCCCCAGGGCCTGTCTTTTTTCGCCAAGAGCGAGTGGGACTCCATGGACAAGTCTTTCAGATGTGGAAATTTCGCACCATGCGGGCCGATGCACCGCAACTCCAAGCCCATTTGGAGGCACAAAACGAATCTGCCGATGGCATTCTCTTCAAGGTAAAGAATGACCCCCGTCGCACCCGCCTCGGCAGTTTCCTGCGCAAAACCAGCATTGATGAGCTGCCCCAACTGTTTAACGTCCTCTGGGGAGAGATGAGCTTAGTGGGACCGCGTCCCCTACCCCTGCGGGATGTTGCCCGTTTCCATTCTTGGCATCATATTCGCCATCAGGTGATGCCTGGCATTACAGGGCTGTGGCAAATTTCTGGCCGCTCTCGGATTAGCAATTTTGATGAAGCGGCCCGCCTTGACCTTTACTACATTGACAACTGGTCCCTAAATCTGGATTTAGAAATCCTTGTGGAGACCGTGCGTATTGTCCTCTTCGGTACTGGGGCGTACTAG
- a CDS encoding EAL domain-containing protein: MVGFKQKRFPQVLLAEAIDVKSDLPKRWRHLLVIQDREGRHTIHLEASTYTIGRHPSNRIVLKSPMISRQHAVLLRMLDPGSGNFFFRLIDGDLQGRRSINGLTVNGKPCQSHILQHGDVIVFGGDVRARYHAIADISDSGLDRYTRALERCSLPDQAVASWGTAFSSSEMSEATEIQLLRLSSFPELSPYPIIELAANGQLTYLNPAAIQEFPDLGELDGQHPLLSRLKSWFLQEKRFAVEEINVGDRTYEVTIHLLQESQLIRCYLTDITERKRSELALRISEERYALAAEAANDGLWDWHIGNRSVYYSPRWELLIGEPPGSLQPTIEEWWRRVHPDDLEQLRQNIKEHLFGSRPCFDCEFRIRHRDGSYRWMRSRGKALRNQKGQPYRMGGSMTDVTEYHLIQEKILHDALHDAMTGLANRVLLIDRLTQAIARRQRRPNSLFAVLFLDVDRFKVINDSLGHLAGDQLLIGIGQRLRACTRPEDTIARLGGDEFAILLEDLSDPAQAMKVAERILMVLGRPFLLEGHEIFTTASIGIAFPWEDSQTAEDLLRDADTAMYRAKSLGKARYEVFSMTMRAQTIALMQMETELRRAAEREEFLVYYQPIVDLATLKMVGFETLLRWQHPERGIISPGEFMAVAEETGLILPISWWVMAEACRQMQRWAVIFPRSRKLRIGVNLSGRHFQQADLLPNLRSILAETGFPAQRLCLEVTEGILIDNKEVAIATLEEIRAMGIGVSMDDFGTGYSSLSYLHRFPIDTLKIDRTFISALNSEESSATIVHAILMLAHSLRLQVVAEGIETREQYRALQALGCNYGQGYFFARPLSARQVEKLLARQSLPPLVRPSTEEDNTHGLHKDF; this comes from the coding sequence TTGGTAGGCTTTAAGCAAAAACGATTCCCTCAAGTACTCCTTGCCGAGGCCATTGATGTGAAGTCTGATCTGCCGAAGAGGTGGCGCCATCTCCTGGTCATTCAAGATCGAGAAGGGCGGCATACCATTCACTTGGAAGCGAGCACCTATACCATTGGGCGGCACCCCAGCAATAGGATTGTGCTTAAGTCGCCAATGATTTCCCGTCAGCACGCGGTTTTGCTACGGATGTTGGATCCCGGCAGTGGCAACTTTTTCTTTCGCCTCATTGATGGTGACCTCCAAGGAAGACGCAGCATCAACGGTTTAACGGTGAATGGCAAGCCCTGCCAGTCCCATATTCTTCAGCATGGGGATGTCATTGTCTTTGGCGGTGATGTGCGCGCCCGCTACCACGCGATCGCTGACATTTCTGACTCAGGGCTCGATCGCTACACCCGCGCCCTGGAAAGATGTAGCCTGCCGGATCAAGCGGTGGCCTCCTGGGGAACTGCCTTCAGCAGCAGTGAAATGTCAGAGGCGACGGAAATTCAACTGCTGCGGTTATCTTCGTTTCCAGAGTTAAGTCCCTATCCCATTATTGAACTGGCTGCCAATGGTCAACTCACCTACCTCAATCCAGCGGCAATTCAGGAATTTCCCGATCTAGGGGAACTGGATGGGCAACATCCGCTGCTATCGCGCCTCAAAAGCTGGTTCTTGCAGGAAAAGCGATTTGCCGTCGAGGAAATCAATGTTGGCGATCGCACCTACGAAGTGACAATCCATCTGTTGCAGGAGAGCCAATTAATTCGCTGCTACCTCACCGACATTACTGAGCGCAAACGTTCAGAACTGGCTCTGCGCATTAGTGAGGAACGCTATGCTCTGGCCGCTGAAGCGGCCAATGATGGCCTTTGGGATTGGCACATTGGCAATCGCTCCGTGTACTATTCTCCCCGCTGGGAGCTGCTCATTGGGGAGCCCCCCGGTAGCCTCCAACCCACCATTGAGGAATGGTGGCGGCGAGTCCACCCCGATGACCTAGAGCAGTTGCGCCAGAACATAAAGGAGCACCTCTTCGGCAGCCGTCCTTGCTTTGATTGTGAATTTCGGATAAGGCATCGCGACGGCAGTTACCGCTGGATGCGATCGCGGGGAAAAGCCCTGCGCAACCAGAAGGGTCAGCCCTACCGCATGGGAGGTTCCATGACCGATGTCACGGAATATCACCTGATTCAGGAGAAAATTCTTCACGATGCCCTCCACGATGCCATGACCGGTCTGGCCAACCGCGTTCTCTTGATAGACCGTCTCACCCAGGCCATTGCTCGCCGCCAGCGACGTCCTAACTCCCTCTTTGCGGTGCTGTTTTTGGATGTGGATCGCTTTAAGGTGATTAACGATAGCCTAGGGCACTTAGCGGGAGATCAACTCCTGATTGGCATTGGCCAGCGCCTGAGGGCTTGTACCCGCCCTGAGGATACGATCGCCCGCCTTGGTGGCGACGAATTTGCCATTCTGCTAGAGGACCTAAGCGACCCAGCCCAGGCAATGAAAGTAGCAGAACGAATTTTGATGGTCTTGGGCCGCCCCTTCCTTCTGGAAGGCCATGAAATCTTTACCACTGCCAGTATTGGCATTGCCTTTCCGTGGGAGGACAGTCAGACCGCTGAGGACCTACTGCGGGATGCCGATACTGCCATGTACCGCGCCAAATCCCTTGGTAAAGCTCGCTATGAGGTCTTTAGTATGACGATGCGTGCCCAGACGATAGCCCTCATGCAAATGGAAACGGAGCTGCGACGGGCGGCAGAGCGTGAGGAATTTTTGGTGTACTATCAGCCGATTGTCGATCTAGCAACGCTCAAGATGGTGGGTTTTGAGACGCTGCTGCGTTGGCAACATCCCGAACGGGGCATCATTTCCCCTGGGGAATTCATGGCGGTGGCCGAAGAGACGGGGTTGATCCTACCCATCAGTTGGTGGGTTATGGCAGAGGCTTGCCGCCAAATGCAGCGCTGGGCAGTGATCTTTCCCCGCAGTCGCAAACTCAGGATTGGTGTCAACCTCAGTGGACGTCATTTTCAACAGGCGGATTTGCTGCCCAATTTAAGGTCTATTTTGGCGGAAACGGGATTTCCAGCACAGCGACTCTGCCTTGAGGTGACTGAAGGGATTCTCATTGATAACAAGGAGGTGGCGATCGCCACCCTTGAGGAAATTCGTGCCATGGGCATTGGCGTGTCCATGGATGATTTTGGCACGGGGTATTCTTCCCTGAGCTATTTGCACCGCTTTCCCATTGACACGCTTAAAATTGATCGCACGTTCATTTCTGCCCTCAATAGTGAGGAATCTTCAGCGACAATTGTGCATGCCATTCTTATGCTGGCGCATTCTTTGCGGCTGCAGGTGGTGGCGGAGGGCATTGAAACCCGCGAACAGTATCGTGCGCTCCAAGCCCTAGGGTGCAACTATGGCCAAGGTTATTTCTTTGCTCGCCCCCTCTCAGCGCGGCAGGTGGAAAAATTATTGGCGAGACAATCTTTGCCGCCCCTAGTACGCCCCAGTACCGAAGAGGACAATACGCACGGTCTCCACAAGGATTTCTAA
- a CDS encoding M16 family metallopeptidase, whose protein sequence is MMATCLQLCCLFWRSLYLGVLSALLLWLIPPSPAMAMTPKHYTELTFAPLPEIQVPAYERRQLSNGMVVYLLEDHEWPLVRGTLIFRAGSRWDPPAQVGLAEISGDLIRTGGTQAHRAAEIDEWLEDRAASIESGVGKSLGRINFNSLKEHSEAVLNLLAEMLQAPAVEPERFELAIRRRQGIIQRRDDQPNAQAEREFYKLIYGPESPYARTQELDTLANITPADVQQFYRTYLAPSRCILGLVGDFDAPAMGDRLEAIFGPWQDPPHLPPLPPLPPVTADTSPVTVVIDRPHLSQSYIYTGQLGGSLKDPDVFTLYVLNGVLNGFGGRLFNEVRSRQGLAYSVYAAWSPEFDYPGVFYGVGQTQTETTAKFLSALRQEIERLQQEPVGSAELNYAKDSILNSFVFNFRDRLQILNRLLRYEYYDLPQDFIFRYQQAVKAATAADLQRVAQRRLKPDQWRTLIVGDRVPCPTTNCQQRQHPA, encoded by the coding sequence ATGATGGCTACTTGTCTACAACTGTGCTGCTTATTTTGGCGATCGCTCTACCTTGGTGTTTTATCTGCTCTGCTGCTATGGTTGATCCCACCCTCCCCGGCAATGGCCATGACCCCGAAGCACTACACCGAATTGACCTTTGCGCCGTTACCAGAAATTCAAGTACCGGCCTATGAGCGCCGTCAGTTGAGCAATGGCATGGTGGTCTATCTCCTTGAGGATCACGAGTGGCCTCTAGTGCGGGGCACCTTGATCTTTCGGGCCGGTAGTCGCTGGGATCCACCGGCACAGGTGGGTTTGGCAGAAATCAGCGGCGATCTGATTCGCACAGGGGGCACCCAAGCCCACCGAGCTGCCGAAATTGACGAATGGCTGGAGGATCGGGCGGCCTCTATTGAATCCGGCGTTGGCAAAAGTTTAGGACGGATTAATTTCAACAGCCTCAAGGAGCACAGCGAGGCAGTACTGAACCTACTGGCGGAAATGCTCCAAGCCCCAGCAGTAGAACCAGAGCGCTTTGAATTGGCGATTCGGCGCCGCCAGGGAATCATTCAACGCCGGGATGATCAACCCAATGCCCAAGCAGAACGGGAATTTTACAAGCTGATTTATGGCCCTGAGAGTCCCTACGCCCGCACTCAAGAGCTAGACACACTGGCCAATATTACCCCTGCCGATGTGCAGCAATTTTACCGGACCTATCTGGCTCCCTCCCGCTGCATTTTGGGCTTGGTGGGCGATTTTGATGCCCCGGCAATGGGCGATCGCCTGGAGGCAATTTTTGGTCCATGGCAGGATCCGCCGCACTTACCACCACTTCCTCCCTTGCCGCCAGTGACGGCCGATACCTCCCCAGTAACGGTGGTGATTGATCGCCCCCATCTTTCCCAAAGCTACATCTATACCGGCCAATTGGGGGGAAGCCTCAAGGATCCGGATGTGTTTACCCTCTATGTGCTCAATGGGGTTCTCAATGGCTTTGGCGGGCGTCTTTTCAATGAAGTGCGATCGCGCCAAGGGTTGGCCTATAGTGTCTATGCCGCTTGGAGTCCGGAGTTTGACTATCCGGGGGTGTTTTATGGTGTCGGCCAAACCCAAACAGAGACCACAGCCAAATTTCTCAGCGCCCTCCGCCAGGAAATTGAGCGATTGCAACAGGAACCTGTTGGCTCAGCAGAACTGAATTATGCCAAGGACAGCATTCTGAATTCATTTGTTTTTAATTTTCGCGATCGCCTGCAAATTCTAAATCGCCTCCTGCGCTACGAATACTATGATTTGCCGCAGGATTTTATCTTCCGCTATCAGCAAGCTGTCAAAGCAGCAACTGCGGCGGATCTGCAACGGGTGGCACAAAGGCGCTTAAAGCCAGATCAATGGCGTACCCTGATTGTGGGCGATCGCGTCCCCTGTCCGACAACCAATTGCCAGCAACGACAACATCCAGCCTAA
- a CDS encoding GxxExxY protein, with product MRDWLRIIQEIAEDIFQELGSGFSEAIYQKAFEVALRERQIEYEEQRKVPIFFHGYFVGEAIPDLIIRDNDQAVVVVELKAVQNIGDKEVKQVKKYMETLKIPVGVVINFPAATAADRPQIIEVNLSS from the coding sequence ATGAGAGACTGGCTCCGGATTATTCAGGAGATTGCCGAAGACATCTTTCAAGAGTTAGGAAGTGGTTTTAGCGAGGCGATCTACCAAAAAGCTTTTGAGGTTGCCCTGCGGGAACGGCAAATTGAGTACGAAGAACAACGCAAGGTACCGATTTTCTTTCACGGTTATTTTGTGGGGGAAGCTATTCCCGATCTGATTATCCGTGACAATGACCAAGCGGTTGTTGTGGTTGAACTCAAAGCCGTTCAGAATATTGGCGATAAAGAAGTCAAGCAAGTCAAGAAGTACATGGAGACCCTGAAGATTCCTGTGGGGGTTGTCATCAATTTTCCTGCTGCCACAGCAGCAGATCGGCCACAGATTATTGAGGTAAACCTAAGCTCTTAA